One region of Catenuloplanes indicus genomic DNA includes:
- a CDS encoding rhamnulokinase → MTARTFAAVDLGASSGRVIKATLDGATLSLDEVHRFPNEPVRVNGTLHWDILALYRGVLDGLRKAGPVDSIGIDSWAVDHGLLDATGALLGNPVHYRDARTTGVWRDVAEAIGEERLYGITGLQQLNFNTLYQLSAARGTPVLAAARHVLMIPDLIAFWLTGEIGAEITNASTTQLYDLNKRAWSTELITEAGLDPGLFPPLREPGTVIGRARDLAGQPAVVAVGSHDTASAVVAVPAADPHFAYISCGTWSLVGVELDRPVLTEASRAANFTNEGGVDGTIRYLRNVMGLWLLQESCRTWGSPDLAELLDAAAAREPFVSVVDPDHEDFLAPGDMPARIAAFCRRTGQPVPADRPAVVRTVMDSLALAHRRTVREVAALSGTRVDVVHMVGGGARNTLLCQLTADATGLPVLAGPVEATALGNVLVQARAAGAAGPDLAALRALLRDTQRLTRYQPAGDPAAWAAAVARLGFS, encoded by the coding sequence ATGACCGCACGGACCTTCGCGGCTGTCGACCTCGGCGCCTCCTCGGGCCGGGTGATCAAGGCGACGCTCGACGGGGCGACGCTGAGCCTCGACGAGGTGCACCGCTTCCCGAACGAGCCGGTCCGGGTCAACGGCACGCTGCACTGGGACATCCTCGCGCTGTACCGCGGCGTACTGGACGGGCTGCGCAAGGCCGGGCCGGTGGACAGCATCGGCATCGACTCGTGGGCGGTCGACCACGGCCTGCTGGACGCGACCGGCGCGCTGCTCGGCAACCCGGTGCACTACCGGGACGCGCGCACCACCGGCGTCTGGCGGGACGTGGCCGAGGCGATCGGCGAGGAGCGGCTCTACGGCATCACCGGGCTGCAACAGCTGAACTTCAACACGCTCTACCAGCTGTCGGCCGCGCGTGGCACGCCGGTGCTGGCCGCGGCCCGGCACGTCCTGATGATCCCGGACCTGATCGCGTTCTGGCTCACCGGCGAGATCGGCGCGGAGATCACCAACGCGTCCACGACCCAGCTCTACGACCTGAACAAGCGCGCCTGGTCCACCGAGCTGATCACCGAGGCCGGCCTCGACCCGGGCCTGTTCCCGCCGCTGCGCGAGCCGGGCACGGTGATCGGCCGGGCCCGGGACCTGGCCGGGCAGCCCGCGGTCGTCGCGGTCGGCTCGCACGACACCGCGTCGGCCGTGGTCGCGGTGCCGGCCGCGGACCCGCACTTCGCGTACATCTCCTGCGGCACCTGGTCGCTGGTCGGCGTGGAGCTGGACCGGCCGGTGCTCACCGAGGCCAGCCGCGCCGCGAACTTCACCAACGAGGGCGGCGTCGACGGCACGATCCGCTATCTGCGCAACGTGATGGGCCTCTGGCTGCTCCAGGAGTCCTGCCGCACGTGGGGTTCGCCGGATCTCGCGGAGCTGCTGGACGCCGCGGCCGCACGGGAACCGTTCGTCTCCGTGGTCGACCCGGACCACGAGGACTTCCTGGCGCCCGGTGACATGCCGGCCCGGATCGCGGCGTTCTGCCGCCGCACCGGCCAGCCGGTGCCGGCCGACCGGCCCGCGGTGGTGCGGACCGTCATGGACAGTCTCGCGCTCGCCCACCGGCGGACGGTCCGGGAGGTCGCCGCGCTCTCCGGCACGCGCGTCGACGTGGTGCACATGGTCGGCGGCGGCGCCCGCAACACGCTGCTCTGCCAGCTCACCGCGGACGCCACCGGCCTGCCGGTGCTGGCCGGGCCGGTCGAGGCAACCGCGCTGGGCAACGTGCTGGTCCAGGCGCGGGCTGCCGGTGCCGCCGGTCCGGACCTGGCCGCGCTGCGCGCGCTGCTGCGCGACACGCAGCGGCTCACCCGCTATCAGCCGGCCGGCGACCCGGCCGCGTGGGCCGCCGCCGTCGCGCGTCTGGGCTTTTCCTGA
- a CDS encoding AbfB domain-containing protein has protein sequence MKKVLTWLATAVLAAGSAILMYPGAANAAYIPKTPPLSTPWTSQVSPTHPLPEYPRPQLTRPDWQSLNGQWQFAASTQITTPPAGQTLAETVLVPYPIESALSGIMRHEDTMFYKRTFTVPASWAGRRVQLNFGAVTWRANVWVNGAAAGSHTGGYDAWSLDVTPHLNGGTNELIVGVHSPVDAAGIPLGKQRLNPGGIFYTAASGIWQSVWLEPTTPGRITRLDTTPDVPGQALDLDVRTVNATGQTVTATVSTGGTTVATASAPAGTRLRIPLPGARLWSPDDPFLYDLRVTLSGGDSVGGYFGMRSVSTAVVNGFLRPVVNGRFYFQMGTLDQGYWPDGIYTAPTDEALRFDLERQKALGYNTVRKHIKVEPARWFYHADRLGLLVMQDMPSMRTGVTPSASDRANFEDELRRMIDQLRGITSIVQWVPFNEGWGEYDEARITDLVKAYDPTRLVNGNSGSNCCGRDPGNGDVVDDHIYVGPGLTQPPSTTRIAQLGEFGGLGLRVAGHEWSPGNGFGYEMVADTTALNRRYVEVTDTLQGLIRSRGLSGSIYTEPTDVENEVNGLYTYDRQVFKMNVDQIRAAHLAVQGAAAWLRPGESISLGVTTPGFTDRYLRHANSLGVTSPVSSDALSRQDTTFRVRAGLAGSGCWSFESRNYPGRYLRHANSRIRLDATDGSALFAADATFCARTGRTAAGISFEAYNQPGRFLRHYNGEVWIAGPAENPASYAADTTWQIASPWWRSGADLTTGARISLGVTTPGFTDRYLRHQDSLGVTSVVTSTSDATTRADATFTVRPGLADPSCYSLESVNYPGRYLRHSNFRLRLDATDGGTVFPWDATFCAEPGTGGVTLRSYNMAGHAVRHYSAQVWIATSGGPHTPQDAAAGFPADTTWRIAAPLG, from the coding sequence ATGAAGAAGGTCCTGACCTGGCTGGCGACCGCCGTCCTGGCCGCCGGTTCCGCGATCCTGATGTATCCCGGCGCCGCGAACGCCGCGTACATCCCGAAGACGCCGCCGCTGTCCACGCCGTGGACCTCGCAGGTGTCGCCGACCCACCCGCTGCCGGAGTACCCGCGCCCGCAGCTGACCCGGCCGGACTGGCAGAGCCTGAACGGGCAGTGGCAGTTCGCCGCGTCGACGCAGATCACCACGCCGCCGGCCGGGCAGACGCTGGCGGAGACCGTGCTGGTGCCGTACCCGATCGAATCCGCGCTCTCCGGGATCATGCGGCACGAGGACACCATGTTCTACAAGCGCACGTTCACCGTGCCGGCGTCCTGGGCCGGGCGGCGCGTGCAGCTGAACTTCGGCGCGGTCACCTGGCGGGCGAACGTGTGGGTGAACGGCGCCGCCGCGGGCTCGCACACCGGCGGGTACGACGCGTGGTCGCTGGACGTCACGCCGCACCTGAACGGCGGGACCAACGAGCTCATCGTCGGCGTGCACTCGCCGGTGGACGCGGCCGGCATCCCGCTCGGCAAGCAGCGGCTCAACCCGGGCGGCATCTTCTACACCGCGGCGTCCGGAATCTGGCAGAGCGTGTGGCTGGAGCCGACCACGCCGGGGCGGATCACCCGGCTGGACACCACTCCGGACGTACCCGGGCAGGCCCTCGACCTTGATGTGCGGACCGTGAACGCGACCGGTCAGACCGTCACCGCGACCGTCTCCACCGGCGGTACCACGGTGGCGACCGCGTCCGCGCCGGCCGGCACCCGGCTGCGCATCCCGCTGCCGGGTGCGCGGCTGTGGAGCCCGGACGACCCGTTCCTCTACGACCTGCGCGTCACGCTCTCCGGCGGCGACAGCGTGGGCGGATATTTCGGCATGCGGTCCGTCTCGACCGCGGTGGTGAACGGGTTCCTCCGGCCGGTGGTGAACGGGCGGTTCTACTTCCAGATGGGCACGCTCGACCAGGGCTACTGGCCGGACGGCATCTACACCGCGCCGACCGACGAGGCGCTGCGCTTCGACCTGGAACGGCAGAAGGCGCTCGGCTACAACACGGTCCGCAAGCACATCAAGGTCGAACCGGCGCGCTGGTTCTACCACGCGGACCGGCTCGGGCTACTGGTCATGCAGGACATGCCGTCGATGCGTACCGGGGTCACGCCGTCCGCGTCCGACCGGGCCAATTTCGAGGACGAGCTGCGGCGGATGATCGACCAGCTGCGCGGGATCACGTCGATCGTGCAGTGGGTCCCGTTCAACGAGGGCTGGGGCGAGTACGACGAGGCGCGGATCACCGACCTGGTCAAGGCGTACGACCCGACCCGGCTGGTGAACGGCAACTCCGGCTCGAACTGCTGCGGGCGCGATCCGGGCAACGGCGACGTGGTCGACGATCACATCTACGTCGGCCCGGGTCTCACCCAACCACCGAGCACGACCCGGATCGCGCAACTCGGCGAGTTCGGCGGGCTCGGGCTGCGGGTGGCCGGGCACGAGTGGTCGCCGGGCAACGGCTTCGGCTACGAGATGGTCGCGGACACGACGGCGCTCAACCGGCGGTACGTCGAGGTGACGGACACGCTGCAGGGGCTGATCCGGTCGCGCGGGCTGTCCGGGTCGATCTACACCGAGCCGACGGACGTGGAGAACGAGGTCAACGGCCTCTACACGTACGACCGGCAGGTCTTCAAGATGAATGTCGATCAGATCCGGGCCGCGCACCTGGCCGTCCAGGGTGCGGCGGCGTGGCTGCGGCCCGGCGAATCGATCTCGCTCGGCGTGACCACGCCCGGTTTCACGGACCGCTACCTGCGTCACGCGAACTCGCTCGGCGTGACGTCCCCGGTCTCGTCCGACGCGCTCTCCCGGCAGGACACCACGTTCCGCGTCCGGGCCGGGCTGGCCGGCAGCGGATGCTGGTCGTTCGAGTCCCGCAACTACCCCGGCCGCTACCTGCGGCACGCGAACTCACGGATCCGGCTGGACGCCACCGACGGTTCCGCGCTGTTCGCCGCGGACGCGACGTTCTGCGCGCGGACCGGGCGGACCGCCGCGGGCATCTCGTTCGAGGCGTACAACCAGCCCGGCCGGTTCCTGCGGCACTACAACGGCGAGGTGTGGATCGCCGGCCCGGCCGAGAACCCCGCGTCGTACGCCGCGGACACCACCTGGCAGATCGCGTCCCCGTGGTGGCGCAGCGGCGCCGACCTGACCACCGGCGCGCGGATCTCGCTCGGCGTGACCACGCCCGGCTTCACCGACCGCTACCTGCGCCACCAGGACTCGCTCGGCGTCACGTCCGTGGTCACGTCCACGTCGGACGCGACCACCCGCGCGGACGCCACGTTCACCGTCCGTCCCGGCCTGGCCGACCCGTCCTGCTACTCGCTCGAGTCGGTCAACTACCCCGGCCGCTACCTGCGCCACTCCAACTTCCGCCTCCGCCTCGACGCCACCGACGGCGGCACGGTCTTCCCGTGGGACGCCACGTTCTGCGCGGAGCCCGGCACCGGCGGGGTGACGCTGCGGTCGTACAACATGGCCGGCCACGCGGTCCGCCACTACTCCGCCCAGGTCTGGATCGCCACCTCCGGCGGCCCGCACACCCCTCAGGACGCCGCAGCCGGCTTCCCCGCCGACACCACATGGCGGATCGCGGCGCCGCTCGGCTGA
- a CDS encoding SAM-dependent methyltransferase: MTVDLPRHFVIRESSHRVLNPIEPAQLATLGAALRLPVGGTVLDLACGKGELLCTWARDHGITGTGVDIGTAFLADARERAAGLGVADRVAFVHGDAGEYVAAELVDVVACIGATWIGGGTPGTVRLMERSRKPSGMLLVGDVFWRVDPPREAVDALFGDLRGVDCLPLPESVERFHALGYDVVEFVAADERGWDRYVAAGWLSMRRWLDANPDDELAPEIRAELTRSQLHHVRWQRPYLGWGTFALMRR; this comes from the coding sequence ATGACCGTGGATCTACCGAGGCATTTTGTCATTCGAGAGAGTAGTCATCGGGTTCTGAACCCGATCGAGCCGGCGCAGCTGGCGACGCTGGGGGCGGCGCTGCGGCTGCCGGTGGGCGGTACGGTGCTGGATCTGGCCTGTGGCAAGGGCGAGCTGTTGTGCACCTGGGCGCGGGATCACGGGATCACCGGCACCGGCGTGGACATCGGCACCGCGTTCCTGGCCGACGCCCGGGAGCGGGCGGCCGGCCTGGGTGTCGCGGACCGCGTCGCCTTCGTGCACGGCGACGCCGGGGAGTACGTGGCGGCGGAACTGGTGGACGTGGTGGCGTGCATCGGCGCGACCTGGATCGGCGGGGGTACGCCGGGCACGGTGCGGCTGATGGAGCGGAGCCGGAAACCAAGCGGGATGCTGCTGGTCGGCGACGTGTTCTGGCGGGTGGATCCGCCGCGCGAAGCGGTGGACGCACTGTTCGGGGATCTGCGCGGCGTGGACTGCCTGCCGCTGCCGGAGTCCGTGGAGCGGTTCCACGCGCTGGGGTACGACGTGGTCGAGTTCGTCGCGGCGGACGAGCGTGGCTGGGACCGTTACGTGGCCGCCGGCTGGCTCAGCATGCGGCGGTGGCTGGACGCGAACCCGGACGACGAGCTGGCGCCGGAGATCCGGGCGGAATTGACCCGATCCCAGCTGCACCATGTGCGCTGGCAGCGGCCGTACCTGGGCTGGGGGACCTTCGCCCTGATGCGCCGGTAG
- a CDS encoding histidine phosphatase family protein: protein MTARYVHLVRHGEAADGALTETGRRQAAATGDRLAALPIASLHHGPLPRAAETARIIASRLPGVPVRELDVCGDYVPPVGDRAALPRVFQDFLAEVTEEEYALGEALARAALARFARPAETETHELIVTHAFTVGWFVRDALDAPEPRWLGLNAVNCGLTTILYRPGRPPALMAFNEVSHL, encoded by the coding sequence ATGACAGCGCGTTACGTGCACCTGGTCCGGCACGGTGAGGCGGCCGACGGCGCGCTCACCGAGACCGGGCGGCGGCAGGCCGCGGCGACCGGCGACCGGCTGGCCGCGTTACCGATCGCGTCGCTGCACCACGGTCCGCTGCCGCGCGCCGCGGAGACCGCCCGGATCATCGCGTCGCGGCTGCCCGGCGTACCGGTGCGGGAACTCGATGTCTGTGGTGACTACGTCCCGCCGGTCGGTGACCGGGCCGCGCTGCCGCGCGTGTTCCAGGACTTCCTGGCGGAGGTCACCGAGGAGGAGTACGCGCTCGGCGAAGCACTGGCCCGCGCGGCCCTGGCCAGATTCGCGCGGCCGGCCGAGACCGAGACGCACGAGCTGATCGTCACGCACGCGTTCACCGTGGGCTGGTTCGTCCGGGACGCGCTGGACGCGCCGGAGCCGCGCTGGCTCGGATTGAACGCGGTCAACTGCGGGCTCACCACGATCCTCTACCGGCCCGGCCGGCCGCCCGCGCTGATGGCGTTCAACGAGGTCAGCCACTTGTGA
- a CDS encoding ATP-binding protein: MSALPIRSVADRLRPSYRAAFLGRQPEITAFHELLRPDSPHALLMVEGPAGIGKTALLARFADEARAAGRPVLRVDGRDGDEERAGTAGPGAPVVLVDDADRIPALEAWLIDRLLPRLPMDARVVLAARRSPVTRWSADPGWFQAIRPLPLGPLSRMDSSSLLHRFGVAPQLRREMIAFAGGNPSVLALAARTVQTSGRDGDGWVPTLELLDRVVEACAGPFPSGTHRRALQAAAQSIVITEDLLRAVVGDEAAAMFEWLRTQSFMHASPFGLLPNGAVRASVDAQLARRDPDGHRALHDRIRDYLFARARVAAGDAIMPAMVMLGYLHRRFGATAFYDRILGMPTGAPEDSATGPATSGVYEDAVDPAELPALLALSDEPEMVAFWFARQPSAFRAYRREDPIALLDIARAGPFHPLEPRARRGELIGFSALLRLGVEDVAACEHDPVLAAAWAYTHTAAPLTAGEELDVLRFVARPATGAPAAQRPAGERLADPLERRRAAAVQDLAVYRVLGRVVRADHPAWTFLATADPAPWAGALRYFDMPGTGLTVAGGGRDRHLFAHDWRAAPPAEWLAANSRRPVEELPPRAGTGLAVLTRAEFDTEVRSALRAWRRPERLADSPLLRTGLVRDADDPVEALRRTLASAVEALGRQSRTAKQHRVLTTTFLSGAPTQEAAARRLGLPFSTYRRHLTVGLSTLCDRLWLGAD, encoded by the coding sequence ATGAGCGCCCTCCCGATCCGCTCCGTCGCGGACCGGCTGCGCCCGTCGTACCGGGCGGCGTTCCTGGGGCGGCAGCCGGAGATCACGGCGTTCCACGAGCTGCTGCGGCCGGACAGTCCACACGCGCTGCTGATGGTCGAGGGACCGGCCGGGATCGGCAAGACCGCGCTGCTGGCCCGGTTCGCCGACGAGGCGCGCGCGGCCGGCCGGCCGGTGCTGCGCGTCGACGGCCGGGACGGCGACGAGGAACGCGCGGGTACGGCCGGGCCGGGCGCGCCCGTGGTGCTGGTCGACGACGCGGACCGGATCCCGGCGCTGGAGGCGTGGCTGATCGACCGGCTGCTGCCGCGGCTGCCGATGGACGCGCGCGTGGTGCTGGCCGCGCGGCGGTCGCCGGTCACCCGGTGGAGCGCGGACCCGGGCTGGTTCCAGGCGATCCGTCCGCTGCCGCTCGGCCCGCTGAGCCGGATGGACTCGAGTTCGCTGCTGCACCGGTTCGGCGTCGCGCCGCAGCTGCGCCGGGAGATGATCGCGTTCGCCGGTGGGAACCCGTCCGTGCTCGCGCTCGCGGCCCGTACCGTGCAGACGTCCGGCCGGGACGGTGACGGCTGGGTGCCGACGCTGGAGCTGCTGGACCGGGTGGTCGAGGCGTGCGCCGGCCCGTTCCCGTCCGGCACCCACCGGCGTGCGCTGCAGGCCGCCGCGCAGTCCATCGTGATCACCGAGGATCTGCTGCGCGCGGTGGTCGGCGACGAGGCCGCCGCGATGTTCGAGTGGCTGCGTACCCAGTCGTTCATGCACGCGTCGCCGTTCGGCCTGCTCCCGAACGGCGCGGTCCGCGCCTCGGTGGACGCGCAGCTGGCCCGGCGGGACCCGGACGGCCACCGCGCGCTGCACGACCGGATCCGCGACTACCTGTTCGCGCGCGCCCGGGTCGCGGCCGGTGACGCGATCATGCCGGCCATGGTGATGCTCGGCTACCTGCACCGCCGGTTCGGCGCGACCGCGTTCTACGACCGGATCCTCGGCATGCCGACCGGCGCGCCGGAGGACTCGGCCACGGGACCGGCGACCAGCGGCGTGTACGAGGACGCGGTCGACCCGGCCGAACTGCCCGCGCTGCTGGCGCTCAGCGACGAGCCGGAGATGGTGGCGTTCTGGTTCGCCCGGCAGCCGTCCGCGTTCCGGGCGTACCGGCGGGAGGACCCGATCGCGCTGCTGGACATCGCGCGCGCCGGGCCGTTCCACCCGCTGGAGCCGCGGGCCCGGCGCGGCGAGCTGATCGGCTTCTCCGCGCTACTGCGGCTCGGCGTGGAGGACGTGGCCGCGTGCGAGCACGACCCGGTGCTGGCGGCGGCGTGGGCGTACACGCACACGGCCGCGCCGCTGACCGCCGGTGAGGAACTGGACGTGCTCCGATTCGTGGCCCGGCCCGCGACCGGCGCACCGGCGGCCCAGCGCCCGGCCGGTGAACGCCTGGCCGATCCGCTGGAGCGCCGCCGCGCCGCCGCGGTCCAGGACCTCGCGGTCTACCGGGTGCTCGGCCGCGTGGTCCGGGCCGATCATCCGGCGTGGACGTTCCTGGCGACCGCCGACCCGGCGCCGTGGGCCGGCGCGCTGCGCTACTTCGACATGCCGGGCACCGGGCTGACCGTGGCCGGCGGCGGCCGGGACCGGCACCTGTTCGCGCACGACTGGCGCGCGGCGCCGCCGGCGGAGTGGCTGGCCGCGAACTCCCGGCGCCCGGTCGAGGAGCTGCCGCCGCGCGCGGGCACCGGCCTGGCCGTGCTGACCCGAGCCGAGTTCGACACCGAGGTCCGGTCCGCGCTGCGCGCCTGGCGCCGGCCGGAGCGGCTGGCGGACAGCCCGCTGCTGCGCACCGGCCTGGTCCGCGACGCGGACGACCCGGTCGAGGCGCTGCGCCGCACGCTGGCCTCGGCGGTGGAGGCGCTCGGCCGGCAGAGCCGGACCGCGAAACAGCACCGCGTGCTGACCACCACGTTTCTGAGCGGCGCGCCGACCCAGGAGGCGGCGGCACGCCGGCTGGGGCTGCCGTTCAGCACGTACCGACGTCACCTCACGGTCGGCCTGAGCACGCTCTGCGACCGCCTCTGGCTCGGCGCGGACTGA
- a CDS encoding YcxB family protein — protein sequence MRIEFTYARPQEYFREQRTQAGRAAAAPSLLGGVLLIPAGTAWGLTALLSTGIKDELALAGLALILIGIGLCIRAHDIWQDELTVPASWCTPRDWLITDEALESTTPIGSTTWNWAAIRYAVRIPHAYFFRAEEGGRSFDVPREPLTDEQEQALETFLVERGMIIDEPFRTR from the coding sequence GTGCGAATCGAGTTCACGTACGCGCGCCCCCAGGAGTACTTCCGCGAGCAGCGCACGCAGGCCGGCCGCGCCGCGGCCGCACCGAGCCTGCTCGGCGGCGTACTGCTGATCCCGGCCGGGACCGCCTGGGGCCTCACCGCGCTGCTGTCCACCGGCATCAAGGACGAGCTGGCGCTGGCCGGTCTCGCGCTGATCCTGATCGGCATCGGCCTGTGCATCCGCGCCCACGACATCTGGCAGGACGAACTGACCGTACCCGCCTCCTGGTGCACGCCGCGCGACTGGCTGATCACCGACGAGGCCCTCGAGTCCACCACCCCGATCGGCAGCACCACCTGGAACTGGGCCGCCATCCGCTACGCGGTCCGCATCCCGCACGCGTACTTCTTCCGCGCCGAGGAGGGCGGCCGTTCCTTCGACGTACCGCGCGAGCCGCTCACCGACGAACAGGAACAGGCCCTGGAGACCTTCCTCGTCGAACGCGGCATGATCATCGACGAGCCCTTCCGCACCCGCTGA
- a CDS encoding methyltransferase: MDVVTAERIIRVGRGFALAKALFVASEAGLFEAVGAGATLERIAERVGMPERSVRRICQLLADGGLLAHEDGRYRNAPDAEAFLSGRGPADLRPMLRFWDVVSYPGWTEAERAYRTGEGVYPPLSPMQVEAYESGVAVVTAAAAGALATSYDFGAHKRVLDVGGGLGTFLLPILARAPHLTGVLVDLPEVAELAARRLAGEPRIEVAGADVLTDPLPAGCDVIVVANVLHLLTPERCVALLGRLREVAEPGGRLLLVDWWRDPVEPHPDSVSGASEFLMFSGGDTYEASEAADWLTGTGWRPLEVREVLPPTGVLIAEPVM, encoded by the coding sequence ATGGACGTGGTGACGGCGGAGCGGATCATTCGGGTCGGTCGCGGGTTCGCGCTGGCCAAGGCGCTGTTCGTGGCATCGGAGGCGGGCCTCTTCGAGGCCGTCGGCGCCGGTGCGACGCTGGAGCGGATCGCGGAGCGGGTCGGCATGCCGGAGCGTTCGGTACGGCGGATCTGCCAGCTGCTGGCGGACGGCGGGCTGCTGGCCCACGAGGACGGGCGGTACCGCAACGCGCCGGACGCGGAGGCGTTCCTGTCCGGCCGCGGGCCCGCGGACCTACGGCCGATGCTGCGGTTCTGGGACGTGGTCAGCTATCCGGGGTGGACGGAGGCGGAGCGGGCGTACCGGACCGGCGAGGGCGTCTACCCGCCGCTGTCGCCGATGCAGGTGGAGGCGTACGAGTCGGGCGTGGCCGTGGTCACGGCCGCGGCGGCGGGCGCGCTGGCCACGTCGTACGACTTCGGCGCGCACAAGCGGGTGCTGGACGTCGGCGGCGGGCTCGGCACGTTCTTGCTGCCGATCCTGGCGCGCGCGCCGCACCTGACCGGCGTGCTGGTCGACCTGCCCGAGGTGGCGGAGCTGGCGGCGCGGCGGCTGGCCGGGGAGCCGCGGATCGAGGTGGCCGGTGCGGACGTGCTGACCGATCCGCTGCCGGCCGGGTGCGACGTGATCGTGGTGGCGAACGTGCTGCATCTACTGACCCCGGAGCGCTGCGTGGCGCTGCTCGGCCGGTTGCGCGAGGTGGCCGAGCCGGGCGGTCGGCTGTTGCTGGTCGACTGGTGGCGGGACCCGGTGGAACCGCACCCGGACAGTGTGAGCGGCGCGTCCGAGTTCCTGATGTTCAGCGGCGGCGACACGTACGAGGCGAGCGAGGCGGCGGACTGGCTGACCGGCACCGGATGGCGGCCGCTGGAGGTGCGCGAGGTGCTGCCGCCGACCGGCGTCCTGATCGCGGAGCCGGTCATGTGA
- the pflA gene encoding pyruvate formate-lyase-activating protein — MNIQGSVHSFDTSIGVDGPGTRFVAFLAGCPLRCLYCHSPDTWYRRSGTLMTVDELMAVLRGYERFIEVSGGGVTLSGGEPLQQARFTEAFLHACKMHGLHTALDTSGFYGDRASDTLLDAVDLVLLDVKSWDPATYRRVTGTGEIAPTLRFGRRLASLHKPMWVRFVLVPGLTDEPANVAGIADFVAELPTVERVEVLPFHRLGRHKYDAIGVEFPLRDTVPPAHEAVEAARDVFRARGLTVT; from the coding sequence GTGAACATCCAGGGGTCCGTCCACTCGTTCGACACGTCGATCGGCGTGGACGGGCCCGGCACCCGGTTCGTAGCGTTCCTGGCCGGCTGCCCGCTGCGCTGCCTCTACTGCCACTCCCCCGACACCTGGTACCGGCGCAGCGGCACGCTGATGACCGTGGACGAGCTGATGGCCGTACTGCGCGGCTACGAGCGGTTCATCGAGGTCAGCGGCGGCGGCGTGACGCTCAGCGGCGGCGAGCCGCTGCAGCAGGCCCGGTTCACCGAGGCGTTCCTGCACGCGTGCAAGATGCACGGGCTGCACACCGCGCTGGACACCTCCGGCTTCTACGGCGACCGGGCCTCGGACACGCTGCTGGACGCGGTCGACCTGGTGCTGCTGGACGTCAAGTCGTGGGACCCGGCCACCTACCGCCGGGTCACCGGCACCGGTGAGATCGCGCCGACGCTGCGCTTCGGCCGCCGGCTGGCCTCCCTGCACAAGCCCATGTGGGTACGGTTCGTGCTGGTCCCCGGCCTGACCGACGAGCCGGCGAACGTCGCCGGGATCGCCGACTTCGTCGCGGAGCTGCCCACGGTCGAGCGCGTCGAGGTGCTGCCGTTCCACCGGCTCGGGCGGCACAAGTACGACGCGATCGGCGTGGAGTTCCCACTGCGTGACACGGTGCCGCCGGCGCACGAGGCGGTGGAGGCGGCCCGCGACGTCTTCCGCGCCCGCGGGCTGACCGTCACATGA